The Virgibacillus siamensis sequence TAGTAAACAATGAAACACCAGCGTCTGAGGATCTTTCTATTTTGAATGAGGCCTTAAGCAATGCTTACGGGATGATACGGGTAGTCCCTGGCGAAAATAATTTTTCATTGGAATTTTTGAATTGTGAAGAACAATTAGACGGAATGCTTCCACCAATTGTTCAATCCGCTATAGACATTCTTATTTCCGAAAAAGAATTAAGTAGAGTGAAAAAATGTGAAGGGGATCCGTGTGGATGGCTGTTTTTGGATACAAGCCGCAATCGCAGCAGACGCTGGTGTTCAATGGCAGATTGCGGGAATCGTGCTAAAGCAAAGCGATTTTATCATAAAAAATAATATTTCTAATACGGAGTTATTTTACCTCTAAAAATCTATCTTTGCCCCAAAAGGGCATGTCATATATAAATTTTTGCCTATTTTTACAAAATAAAAAGCAATCAATTGACACACAATACCATATGGAGGTATAGTATAAATATAAACCAAAAGGATGTGATTTATTTGGATAAATTCTTGCATGATCAACCAAGTAAACCAAGAACACGAGATGAAAAGGAAAAAGTCATTAATCGTTTAAAGCGTATAGAAGGTCAAGTTCGCGGAATACAAAAAATGGTGGAAGAGGATCGATATTGTATGGATATTTTAGTGCAAATAAGTGCTATTCAATCTGCATTAAAAAATGTTGGTTTCTCTGTAACGGAGCGGCATATTAACCATTGTGTCAGTGATGCTATCAAACAAGGAGAAGGAAAAGAAACCATCGAAGAATTAATGAGTGTCATGAAGCAATTTTCCAAGTAGGGAGGGAGCCGCGATGAACGAACCAAAACATGCAACACTCGGCATAACAGGAATGACCTGCGCTGCTTGTTCCAGTCGTGTTGAAAAAGTTTTAAATAAAATGGATGGGGTAGAAGCCCAAGTCAATTTGACAACTGAAAAGGCAACCGTCGATTACGACTCAGGAAAGGCTTCTATTGAGGATATTACGAAGAAAATAGAAAATACAGGTTATGGTGTTCAG is a genomic window containing:
- a CDS encoding metal-sensing transcriptional repressor, which encodes MDKFLHDQPSKPRTRDEKEKVINRLKRIEGQVRGIQKMVEEDRYCMDILVQISAIQSALKNVGFSVTERHINHCVSDAIKQGEGKETIEELMSVMKQFSK
- a CDS encoding CGNR zinc finger domain-containing protein, whose product is MSDINKDVHKHDLLGGRLCLDFANTVSWHDSSEKSEELLTSYEKLVNWSVHANILKKQQSLSLLKKAERQPSEAKEVLQQAIELRESIYRIFSLVVNNETPASEDLSILNEALSNAYGMIRVVPGENNFSLEFLNCEEQLDGMLPPIVQSAIDILISEKELSRVKKCEGDPCGWLFLDTSRNRSRRWCSMADCGNRAKAKRFYHKK